A window from Acinonyx jubatus isolate Ajub_Pintada_27869175 chromosome E1, VMU_Ajub_asm_v1.0, whole genome shotgun sequence encodes these proteins:
- the ACADVL gene encoding very long-chain specific acyl-CoA dehydrogenase, mitochondrial isoform X2, with protein MQAVRTAPIVGQQLRRLGVGSSWPRALLGQTPLGLARRPYASGATQAVLEKSDPLSPEASTQEKQAKAESKSFAAGMFRGQLTTNQVFPYPSVLNEEQIQFLKELVGPVSRFFEEVNDPAKNDMMEKVEETTMQGLKELGAFGLQVPSELGGVGLCNTQYARLVEIVGTHDLGVGITLGAHQSIGFKGILLFGTKAQKEKYLPKLASGETIAAFCLTEPSSGSDAASIRSSAVPSPCGKYYTLNGSKIWISNGGLADIFTVFAKTPVTDAATGAVKEKITAFVVERSFGGVTHGPPEKKMGIKASNTAEVYFDGVRVPAENVLGEVGGGFKVAMHILNNGRFGMAAALAGTMKGIIAKAVDHATNRTQFGDKIHNFGLIQEKLARMAILHYVTESMAYMVSANMDQGSTDFQIEAAISKIFGSEAAWKVTDECIQIMGGMGFMTEPGVERVLRDLRIFRIFEGTNDILRLFVALQGCMDKGKELSGLGNALKNPFGNAGLLLGEAGKQLRRRAGLGSGLSLSGVIHQELSRSGELVVQALEQFAAVVEAKLIKHKKGIVNEQFVLQRLADSAIDLYTMVVVLSRASRSLSEGHPTAQHEKMLCDSWCIEAAARVRETMTALQSDPQQQELFRNFKSISTALVERGGVVTSNPLGF; from the exons ATGCAGGCGGTACGGACGGCCCCGATCGTGGGGCAGCAGCTGCGGAGGTTGGGGGTCGGAAG CTCGTGGCCCCGTGCGCTCCTGGGGCAGACCCCGCTCGGCCTGGCCCGGCGACCCTATGCCAGTGGGGCGACTCAG GCGGTTCTGGAGAAGTCAGATCCCCTTTCCCCTGAGGCTTCGACCCAGGAGAAGCAGGCCAAGGCG GAATCGAAGTCCTTTGCAGCCGGGATGTTCCGGGGCCAGCTCACCACCAACCAGGTGTTCCCTTACCCGTCTG tgcTCAACGAGGAGCAGATACAGTTTCTCAAAGAGCTGGTGGGGCCTGTGTCCCGTTTCTTTGAG GAGGTCAACGATCCTGCCAAGAACGACATGatggagaaggtggaggagaCCACTATGCAGGGTCTCAAGGAGCTGGGGGCCTTTGGTCTGCAAGTGCCCAGCGAACTGGGCGGCGTGGGCCTCTGTAACACCCAG TATGCCCGCTTAGTGGAGATCGTGGGCACTCATGACCTTGGCGTGGGCATCACCCTGGGGGCTCATCAGAGCATCGGATTCAAAGGCATCCTGCTCTTTGGCACAAAGGCTCAGAAAGAAAAGTACCTCCCCAAACTGGCATCTG GGGAGACCATAGCTGCTTTCTGTCTAACCGAGCCCTCCAGTGGGTCGGATGCAGCCTCCATCCGAAGTTCGGCTGTGCCCAGCCCCTGTGGAAAATATTACACCCTCAATGGAAGCAAGATTTGGATCAG TAACGGGGGCCTGGCAGATATCTTCACGGTCTTTGCCAAGACACCAGTTACAGATGCAGCCACGGGGGCCGTGAAAGAGAAGATCACAGCTTTTGTGGTGGAAAGGAGCTTTGGAGGTGTTACCCA CGGGCCCCCGGAGAAGAAGATGGGCATCAAGGCCTCAAACACGGCAGAGGTGTACTTTGATGGAGTACGGGTGCCGGCAGAAAACGTGCTGGGCGAGGTAGGGGGTGGCTTCAAGGTCGCCATGCACATTCTCAACAACGGAAGGTTCGGCATGGCCGCGGCCCTTGCAGGCACCATGAAGGGCATCATCGCTAAGGCG GTGGATCATGCTACGAATCGTACCCAATTTGGGGATAAAATTCACAACTTTGGGCTGATCCAGGAGAAGCTGGCCCGGATGGCTATACTGCACTACGTGACTGAG TCCATGGCTTACATGGTGAGTGCCAACATGGACCAGGGATCCACGGACTTCCAGATAGAAGCCGCCATCAGTAAGATCTTTGGCTCG GAGGCAGCCTGGAAGGTGACCGACGAGTGCATCCAGATCATGGGCGGCATGGGCTTCATGACG GAGCCTGGGGTGGAGCGCGTTCTCCGAGATCTTCGCATCTTCCGGATCTTCGAAGGGACGAACGACATTCTCCGACTGTTTGTGGCTCTGCAGGGCTGTATG gacaaaggaaaggaactcTCTGGACTCGGCAATGCTCTGAAGAATCCTTTTGGGAACGCCGGCCTTCTCTTAGGCGAGGCGGGCAAGCAGCTGAGgag gcgggcagggctgggcagTGGCCTGAGTCTCAGCGGCGTCATCCACCAGGAGCTGAGCCGCAGCGGGGAGCTG GTGGTGCAGGCCTTGGAGCAGTTCGCTGCCGTGGTGGAGGCCAAGTTGATAAAACACAAGAAGGGGATTGTCA ATGAACAGTTTGTGCTGCAGCGTCTGGCAGACAGTGCCATTGACCTCTACACCATGGTGGTAGTGCTGTCCAG GGCCTCGAGATCCCTGAGCGAGGGCCACCCTACAGCCCAGCACGAGAAGATGCTCTGCGACAGCTGGTGTATCGAG gcGGCCGCGCGGGTCCGGGAGACCATGACCGCTCTGCAGTCTGACCCGCAGCAACAGGAGCTCTTCCGGAACTTCAAAAGCATCTCCACGGCCTTGGTGGAGCGAGGCGGTGTGGTCACCAGCAACCCCCTCGGCTTCTGA
- the ACADVL gene encoding very long-chain specific acyl-CoA dehydrogenase, mitochondrial isoform X1: MFRGQLTTNQVFPYPSVLNEEQIQFLKELVGPVSRFFEEVNDPAKNDMMEKVEETTMQGLKELGAFGLQVPSELGGVGLCNTQYARLVEIVGTHDLGVGITLGAHQSIGFKGILLFGTKAQKEKYLPKLASGETIAAFCLTEPSSGSDAASIRSSAVPSPCGKYYTLNGSKIWISNGGLADIFTVFAKTPVTDAATGAVKEKITAFVVERSFGGVTHGPPEKKMGIKASNTAEVYFDGVRVPAENVLGEVGGGFKVAMHILNNGRFGMAAALAGTMKGIIAKAVDHATNRTQFGDKIHNFGLIQEKLARMAILHYVTESMAYMVSANMDQGSTDFQIEAAISKIFGSEAAWKVTDECIQIMGGMGFMTEPGVERVLRDLRIFRIFEGTNDILRLFVALQGCMDKGKELSGLGNALKNPFGNAGLLLGEAGKQLRRRAGLGSGLSLSGVIHQELSRSGELVVQALEQFAAVVEAKLIKHKKGIVNEQFVLQRLADSAIDLYTMVVVLSRASRSLSEGHPTAQHEKMLCDSWCIEAAARVRETMTALQSDPQQQELFRNFKSISTALVERGGVVTSNPLGF, from the exons ATGTTCCGGGGCCAGCTCACCACCAACCAGGTGTTCCCTTACCCGTCTG tgcTCAACGAGGAGCAGATACAGTTTCTCAAAGAGCTGGTGGGGCCTGTGTCCCGTTTCTTTGAG GAGGTCAACGATCCTGCCAAGAACGACATGatggagaaggtggaggagaCCACTATGCAGGGTCTCAAGGAGCTGGGGGCCTTTGGTCTGCAAGTGCCCAGCGAACTGGGCGGCGTGGGCCTCTGTAACACCCAG TATGCCCGCTTAGTGGAGATCGTGGGCACTCATGACCTTGGCGTGGGCATCACCCTGGGGGCTCATCAGAGCATCGGATTCAAAGGCATCCTGCTCTTTGGCACAAAGGCTCAGAAAGAAAAGTACCTCCCCAAACTGGCATCTG GGGAGACCATAGCTGCTTTCTGTCTAACCGAGCCCTCCAGTGGGTCGGATGCAGCCTCCATCCGAAGTTCGGCTGTGCCCAGCCCCTGTGGAAAATATTACACCCTCAATGGAAGCAAGATTTGGATCAG TAACGGGGGCCTGGCAGATATCTTCACGGTCTTTGCCAAGACACCAGTTACAGATGCAGCCACGGGGGCCGTGAAAGAGAAGATCACAGCTTTTGTGGTGGAAAGGAGCTTTGGAGGTGTTACCCA CGGGCCCCCGGAGAAGAAGATGGGCATCAAGGCCTCAAACACGGCAGAGGTGTACTTTGATGGAGTACGGGTGCCGGCAGAAAACGTGCTGGGCGAGGTAGGGGGTGGCTTCAAGGTCGCCATGCACATTCTCAACAACGGAAGGTTCGGCATGGCCGCGGCCCTTGCAGGCACCATGAAGGGCATCATCGCTAAGGCG GTGGATCATGCTACGAATCGTACCCAATTTGGGGATAAAATTCACAACTTTGGGCTGATCCAGGAGAAGCTGGCCCGGATGGCTATACTGCACTACGTGACTGAG TCCATGGCTTACATGGTGAGTGCCAACATGGACCAGGGATCCACGGACTTCCAGATAGAAGCCGCCATCAGTAAGATCTTTGGCTCG GAGGCAGCCTGGAAGGTGACCGACGAGTGCATCCAGATCATGGGCGGCATGGGCTTCATGACG GAGCCTGGGGTGGAGCGCGTTCTCCGAGATCTTCGCATCTTCCGGATCTTCGAAGGGACGAACGACATTCTCCGACTGTTTGTGGCTCTGCAGGGCTGTATG gacaaaggaaaggaactcTCTGGACTCGGCAATGCTCTGAAGAATCCTTTTGGGAACGCCGGCCTTCTCTTAGGCGAGGCGGGCAAGCAGCTGAGgag gcgggcagggctgggcagTGGCCTGAGTCTCAGCGGCGTCATCCACCAGGAGCTGAGCCGCAGCGGGGAGCTG GTGGTGCAGGCCTTGGAGCAGTTCGCTGCCGTGGTGGAGGCCAAGTTGATAAAACACAAGAAGGGGATTGTCA ATGAACAGTTTGTGCTGCAGCGTCTGGCAGACAGTGCCATTGACCTCTACACCATGGTGGTAGTGCTGTCCAG GGCCTCGAGATCCCTGAGCGAGGGCCACCCTACAGCCCAGCACGAGAAGATGCTCTGCGACAGCTGGTGTATCGAG gcGGCCGCGCGGGTCCGGGAGACCATGACCGCTCTGCAGTCTGACCCGCAGCAACAGGAGCTCTTCCGGAACTTCAAAAGCATCTCCACGGCCTTGGTGGAGCGAGGCGGTGTGGTCACCAGCAACCCCCTCGGCTTCTGA
- the DVL2 gene encoding segment polarity protein dishevelled homolog DVL-2 isoform X1 translates to MAGSGAGGGGVGETKVIYHLDEEETPYLVKIPVPAERITLGDFKSVLQRPAGAKYFFKSMDQDFGVVKEEISDDSARLPCFNGRVVSWLVSSDNPQPEVAPPAHEPRTELAPPPPPLPPLPPERTSGIGDSRPPSFHPNVSSSRENLEPETETESVVSLRRERPRRRDSSEHGAGGHRPGGPSRLERHLAGYESSSTLMTSELESTSLGDSDDDDTMSRFSSSTEQSSASRLLKRHRRRRKQRPPRLERASSFSSVTDSTMSLNIITVTLNMEKYNFLGISIVGQSNERGDGGIYIGSIMKGGAVAADGRIEPGDMLLQVNDVNFENMSNDDAVRVLRDIVHKPGPIVLTVAKCWDPSPQAYFTLPRNEPIQPIDPAAWVSHSAALTGTFPAYPGSSSMSTMTSGSSLPDGCEGRGLSIHTDMASVTKAMAAPESGLEVRDRMWLKITIPNAFLGSDVVDWLYHHVEGFPERREARKYASGLLKAGLIRHTVNKITFSEQCYYVFGDLSGGCESYLVNLSLNDDGSSGASDQDTLAPLPGATPWPLLPTFSYQYPAPHPYSPQPPPYHELSSYTYGGGSASSQHSEGSRSSGSTRSDGGAGRTGRPEERAPESKSGSGSESEPSTRGGSLRRGGDPGGAGDGGPPPSRGSSGGAPNLRAHPGLHPYGPPPGMALPYNPMMVVMVPPPPPPVPPAVQPPGAPPVRDLGSVPPELTASRQSFHMAMGNPSEFFVDVM, encoded by the exons ATGGCGGGCAGCGGCGCGGGGGGCGGTGGTGTCGGGGAGACGAAGGTGATTTACCACCTGGATGAAGAAGAGACCCCGTACCTGGTGAAGATTCCCGTCCCCGCGGAGCGCATCACCCTGGGCGATTTCAAGAGCGTCCTGCAGCGGCCCGCGGGCGCTAAGTACTTTTTCAAGTCAATGGATCAGGATTTCGG GGTGGTGAAGGAGGAGATTTCAGATGACAGCGCCCGCCTCCCCTGCTTCAACGGAAGGGTGGTGTCCTGG CTGGTGTCATCGGATAACCCCCAACCCGAGGTGGCTCCCCCAGCCCACGAGCCTCGGACCGAGCTGGCGCCACCGCCGCCACCGTTACCCCCTTTGCCGCCGGAGAGGACCAGTGGCATTGGCGACTCCAGACCTCCATCCTTCCA CCCTAACGTGTCCAGCAGCCGGGAAAACCTGGAGCCCGAGACAGAAACGGAGTCGGTGGTGTCTCTGCGGCGGGAACGGCCTCGCAGGAGAGACAGCAGTGAGCATGGCG CGGGGGGCCACAGGCCTGGCGGCCCCTCGAGGCTGGAGCGCCACCTGGCCGGGTACGAGAGCTCCTCGACGCTCATGACCAGCGAGCTGGAGAGCACCAGCCTGGGCGACTCTGATGACGACGACACCATGAGCAG GTTCAGCAGCTCCACGGAGCAGAGCAGTGCCTCCCGCCTCCTGAAGCGCCACCGGCGGCGGAGGAAGCAGCGGCCGCCCCGCCTGGAGAGG GCCTCGTCCTTCAGCAGCGTCACCGACTCCACCATGTCCCTCAACATCATCACGGTCACGCTCAACATGG AGAAGTACAACTTCCTGGGCATCTCCATCGTGGGCCAGAGCAACGAGCGGGGCGACGGCGGCATCTACATCGGCTCCATCATGAAGGGGGGCGCCGTGGCGGCCGACGGGCGCATCGAGCCGGGCGACATGTTGCTGCAG GTGAACGACGTGAACTTCGAGAACATGAGCAATGACGACGCGGTGCGGGTGCTGCGGGACATCGTGCACAAGCCGGG ccccatcGTGCTGACGGTGGCCAAGTGCTGGGATCCCTCTCCCCAGGCCTACTTCACCCTTCCTCGGA ACGAGCCCATCCAGCCCATTGACCCCGCTGCCTGGGTGTCCCACTCCGCCGCGCTGACGGGCACCTTCCCAGCCTATCCGGGTTCCTCGTCCATGAGCACCATGACATCGGGGTCCTCTCTGCCTGACG GTTGTGAGGGGCGGGGTCTCTCCATCCACACAGACATGGCGTCTGTGACCAAGGCCATGGCAGCTCCCGAATCTGGACTGGAAGTTCGGGACCGCATGTGGCTCAAGATCACCATCCCTAACGCCTTCCTGG GCTCGGACGTAGTTGACTGGCTTTACCATCACGTGGAAGGCTTTCCTGAGCGCCGGGAGGCCCGCAAATACGCCAGCGGGCTGCTCAAGGCTGGCCTCATCCGACACACGGTGAACAAAATCACCTTCTCTGAGCAGTGCTATTACGTGTTCGGGGACCTCAGTGGCGGCTGTGAGAGCT ACCTGGTCAACCTGTCCCTGAACGATGACGGTTCCAGCGGGGCTTCGGACCAGGACACCTTGGCCCCGCTGCCTGGGGCGACCCCGTGGCCCCTCCTGCCCACCTTCTCCTACCAGTACCCGGCCCCGCACCCATACAGCCCCCAGCCGCCACCCTACCATGAGCTCTCATCCTACACCTACGGCGGGGGCAGTGCCAGCAGCCAGCACAGCGAGG GGAGCCGGAGCAGTGGGTCAACACGGAGCGATGGGGGGGCGGGGCGTACGGGGAGGCCTGAGGAACGGGCCCCCGAGTCCAAGTCCGGCAGCGGCAGTGAGTCTGAGCCCTCCACCCGGGGGGGCAGCCTTCGGCGGGGGGGGGACCCTGGTGGGGCTGGTGATGGGGGCCCACCCCCTTCCAGAGGCTCTTCGGGGGGCGCGCCCAATCTCCGAGCCCACCCCGGGCTGCATCCGTACGGACCACCCCCTGGCATGGCCCTCCCCTACAATCCCATGATGGTGGTCAtggtgcccccgcccccgccccccgtgccTCCAGCAGTGCAGCCCCCGGGGGCCCCTCCGGTCAGAGACCTGGGCTCTGTGCCCCCGGAGCTGACCGCCAGCCGCCAGAGCTTCCACATGGCCATGGGCAACCCCAGTGAGTTCTTTGTGGATGTCATGTAG
- the DVL2 gene encoding segment polarity protein dishevelled homolog DVL-2 isoform X2 — translation MAGSGAGGGGVGETKVIYHLDEEETPYLVKIPVPAERITLGDFKSVLQRPAGAKYFFKSMDQDFGVVKEEISDDSARLPCFNGRVVSWLVSSDNPQPEVAPPAHEPRTELAPPPPPLPPLPPERTSGIGDSRPPSFHPNVSSSRENLEPETETESVVSLRRERPRRRDSTGGHRPGGPSRLERHLAGYESSSTLMTSELESTSLGDSDDDDTMSRFSSSTEQSSASRLLKRHRRRRKQRPPRLERASSFSSVTDSTMSLNIITVTLNMEKYNFLGISIVGQSNERGDGGIYIGSIMKGGAVAADGRIEPGDMLLQVNDVNFENMSNDDAVRVLRDIVHKPGPIVLTVAKCWDPSPQAYFTLPRNEPIQPIDPAAWVSHSAALTGTFPAYPGSSSMSTMTSGSSLPDGCEGRGLSIHTDMASVTKAMAAPESGLEVRDRMWLKITIPNAFLGSDVVDWLYHHVEGFPERREARKYASGLLKAGLIRHTVNKITFSEQCYYVFGDLSGGCESYLVNLSLNDDGSSGASDQDTLAPLPGATPWPLLPTFSYQYPAPHPYSPQPPPYHELSSYTYGGGSASSQHSEGSRSSGSTRSDGGAGRTGRPEERAPESKSGSGSESEPSTRGGSLRRGGDPGGAGDGGPPPSRGSSGGAPNLRAHPGLHPYGPPPGMALPYNPMMVVMVPPPPPPVPPAVQPPGAPPVRDLGSVPPELTASRQSFHMAMGNPSEFFVDVM, via the exons ATGGCGGGCAGCGGCGCGGGGGGCGGTGGTGTCGGGGAGACGAAGGTGATTTACCACCTGGATGAAGAAGAGACCCCGTACCTGGTGAAGATTCCCGTCCCCGCGGAGCGCATCACCCTGGGCGATTTCAAGAGCGTCCTGCAGCGGCCCGCGGGCGCTAAGTACTTTTTCAAGTCAATGGATCAGGATTTCGG GGTGGTGAAGGAGGAGATTTCAGATGACAGCGCCCGCCTCCCCTGCTTCAACGGAAGGGTGGTGTCCTGG CTGGTGTCATCGGATAACCCCCAACCCGAGGTGGCTCCCCCAGCCCACGAGCCTCGGACCGAGCTGGCGCCACCGCCGCCACCGTTACCCCCTTTGCCGCCGGAGAGGACCAGTGGCATTGGCGACTCCAGACCTCCATCCTTCCA CCCTAACGTGTCCAGCAGCCGGGAAAACCTGGAGCCCGAGACAGAAACGGAGTCGGTGGTGTCTCTGCGGCGGGAACGGCCTCGCAGGAGAGACAGCA CGGGGGGCCACAGGCCTGGCGGCCCCTCGAGGCTGGAGCGCCACCTGGCCGGGTACGAGAGCTCCTCGACGCTCATGACCAGCGAGCTGGAGAGCACCAGCCTGGGCGACTCTGATGACGACGACACCATGAGCAG GTTCAGCAGCTCCACGGAGCAGAGCAGTGCCTCCCGCCTCCTGAAGCGCCACCGGCGGCGGAGGAAGCAGCGGCCGCCCCGCCTGGAGAGG GCCTCGTCCTTCAGCAGCGTCACCGACTCCACCATGTCCCTCAACATCATCACGGTCACGCTCAACATGG AGAAGTACAACTTCCTGGGCATCTCCATCGTGGGCCAGAGCAACGAGCGGGGCGACGGCGGCATCTACATCGGCTCCATCATGAAGGGGGGCGCCGTGGCGGCCGACGGGCGCATCGAGCCGGGCGACATGTTGCTGCAG GTGAACGACGTGAACTTCGAGAACATGAGCAATGACGACGCGGTGCGGGTGCTGCGGGACATCGTGCACAAGCCGGG ccccatcGTGCTGACGGTGGCCAAGTGCTGGGATCCCTCTCCCCAGGCCTACTTCACCCTTCCTCGGA ACGAGCCCATCCAGCCCATTGACCCCGCTGCCTGGGTGTCCCACTCCGCCGCGCTGACGGGCACCTTCCCAGCCTATCCGGGTTCCTCGTCCATGAGCACCATGACATCGGGGTCCTCTCTGCCTGACG GTTGTGAGGGGCGGGGTCTCTCCATCCACACAGACATGGCGTCTGTGACCAAGGCCATGGCAGCTCCCGAATCTGGACTGGAAGTTCGGGACCGCATGTGGCTCAAGATCACCATCCCTAACGCCTTCCTGG GCTCGGACGTAGTTGACTGGCTTTACCATCACGTGGAAGGCTTTCCTGAGCGCCGGGAGGCCCGCAAATACGCCAGCGGGCTGCTCAAGGCTGGCCTCATCCGACACACGGTGAACAAAATCACCTTCTCTGAGCAGTGCTATTACGTGTTCGGGGACCTCAGTGGCGGCTGTGAGAGCT ACCTGGTCAACCTGTCCCTGAACGATGACGGTTCCAGCGGGGCTTCGGACCAGGACACCTTGGCCCCGCTGCCTGGGGCGACCCCGTGGCCCCTCCTGCCCACCTTCTCCTACCAGTACCCGGCCCCGCACCCATACAGCCCCCAGCCGCCACCCTACCATGAGCTCTCATCCTACACCTACGGCGGGGGCAGTGCCAGCAGCCAGCACAGCGAGG GGAGCCGGAGCAGTGGGTCAACACGGAGCGATGGGGGGGCGGGGCGTACGGGGAGGCCTGAGGAACGGGCCCCCGAGTCCAAGTCCGGCAGCGGCAGTGAGTCTGAGCCCTCCACCCGGGGGGGCAGCCTTCGGCGGGGGGGGGACCCTGGTGGGGCTGGTGATGGGGGCCCACCCCCTTCCAGAGGCTCTTCGGGGGGCGCGCCCAATCTCCGAGCCCACCCCGGGCTGCATCCGTACGGACCACCCCCTGGCATGGCCCTCCCCTACAATCCCATGATGGTGGTCAtggtgcccccgcccccgccccccgtgccTCCAGCAGTGCAGCCCCCGGGGGCCCCTCCGGTCAGAGACCTGGGCTCTGTGCCCCCGGAGCTGACCGCCAGCCGCCAGAGCTTCCACATGGCCATGGGCAACCCCAGTGAGTTCTTTGTGGATGTCATGTAG